In the Juglans microcarpa x Juglans regia isolate MS1-56 chromosome 6D, Jm3101_v1.0, whole genome shotgun sequence genome, one interval contains:
- the LOC121234974 gene encoding uncharacterized protein LOC121234974 isoform X1, producing MRGTRRGLGGHARMTETRIRASEGSTWSGPTPQSQPSRWTRRVEQSSSSDDSTQPPEMVLGTEFPEISNAPNTSLENNGKLPMRRCRGPAGCTEFMKLRKHGLIPLKINDGERAPSCENAVFFTTRVTWIIKHHATMVQNTWDVVDTQEKEELINRVRADFILDWSKRNHREMVEKNLGKKFNDFHYQLHKIYLGCATHDEALVKSTSLVEPDVWKILCGRWGSDEFKKISNQNKANRKRQSVNHTPGRKSFMRLIQEMGPSSSNLVNFYKETRWSKKKGAFVTPMTETLYNTMIEKLHEMEPEKRTDEAANIIFRDVLGHRSGYARGLGGSVIPEPRPSSMSAQVEHLAQENDKHKNEAMMYKTELDDLKREVRQLLIWQQSYDQRMNLPDSDFESV from the exons ATGAGAGGAACAAGAAGAGGACTTGGTGGACATGCCCGAATGACAGAAACTCGCATACGCGCAAGTGAAGGGAGCACATGGAGTGGTCCAACACCTCAGTCGCAACCTAGTAGGTGGACACGAAGGGTTGAGCAAAGTTCATCATCAGATGACTCAACACAACCCCCAGAGATGGTTTTGGGTACTGAGTTTCCTGAAATTAGCAATGCTCCAAATACAAGTCTTGAGAACAATg GAAAACTACCAATGCGGAGGTGTCGTGGACCAGCTGGGTGCACTGAGTTTATGAAGCTTCGTAAGCATGGTCTCATTCCTTTGAAGATTAATGATGGTGAGAGGGCACCATCATGTGAGAATGCGGTGTTCTTTACAACAAGGGTAACATGGATTATCAAGCATCATGCAACTATGGTTCAAAATACTTGGGATGTTGTAGATACACAAGAAAAGGAGGAGCTAATCAATCGTGTCCGG GCTGATTTCATTCTTGATTGGAGCAAAAGGAATCATCGCGAGATGGTCGAGAAGAACCTTGGGAAGAAGTTCAATGACTTTCACTACCAGCTTCATAAAATATACTTGGGTTGTGCAACACACGATGAGGCATTAGTAAAATCAACCTCGTTGGTGGAACCAGATGTATGGAAAATATTATGTGGGAGATGGGGCAGCGACGAATTCAAG AAAATATCCAATCAAAATAAGGCTAATAGGAAAAGGCAGAGTGTGAACCACACACCAGGCAGAAAATCATTTATGAGGTTAATACAAGAGATG GGTCCAAGCTCATCAAACTTGGTAAACTTCTATAAAGAAACTAGATGGTCAAAGAAGAAAGGGGCATTTGTCACGCCCATGACAGAAACACTCTAT AATACGATGATTGAGAAGTTACATGAGATGGAGCCTGAGAAGCGCACAGATGAAGCtgcaaatattatatttagagATGTGCTAGGACATAGATCTGGTTATGCAAGAGGACTTGGTGGTTCAGTTATACCCGAGCCTAGACCATCATCTATGTCGGCACAAGTTGAGCACCTAGCCcaagaaaatgataaacataaaaatgagGCAATGATGTACAAGACCGAATTGGATGACTTGAAAAGGGAAGTACGACAATTACTGATTTGGCAACAATCATATGACCAGAGGATGAACCTACCTGACAGTGATTTTGAAAGTGTCTAA
- the LOC121234974 gene encoding uncharacterized protein LOC121234974 isoform X5, with amino-acid sequence MSMAGKLPMRRCRGPAGCTEFMKLRKHGLIPLKINDGERAPSCENAVFFTTRVTWIIKHHATMVQNTWDVVDTQEKEELINRVRADFILDWSKRNHREMVEKNLGKKFNDFHYQLHKIYLGCATHDEALVKSTSLVEPDVWKILCGRWGSDEFKKISNQNKANRKRQSVNHTPGRKSFMRLIQEMGPSSSNLVNFYKETRWSKKKGAFVTPMTETLYNTMIEKLHEMEPEKRTDEAANIIFRDVLGHRSGYARGLGGSVIPEPRPSSMSAQVEHLAQENDKHKNEAMMYKTELDDLKREVRQLLIWQQSYDQRMNLPDSDFESV; translated from the exons ATGTCAATGGCAGGAAAACTACCAATGCGGAGGTGTCGTGGACCAGCTGGGTGCACTGAGTTTATGAAGCTTCGTAAGCATGGTCTCATTCCTTTGAAGATTAATGATGGTGAGAGGGCACCATCATGTGAGAATGCGGTGTTCTTTACAACAAGGGTAACATGGATTATCAAGCATCATGCAACTATGGTTCAAAATACTTGGGATGTTGTAGATACACAAGAAAAGGAGGAGCTAATCAATCGTGTCCGG GCTGATTTCATTCTTGATTGGAGCAAAAGGAATCATCGCGAGATGGTCGAGAAGAACCTTGGGAAGAAGTTCAATGACTTTCACTACCAGCTTCATAAAATATACTTGGGTTGTGCAACACACGATGAGGCATTAGTAAAATCAACCTCGTTGGTGGAACCAGATGTATGGAAAATATTATGTGGGAGATGGGGCAGCGACGAATTCAAG AAAATATCCAATCAAAATAAGGCTAATAGGAAAAGGCAGAGTGTGAACCACACACCAGGCAGAAAATCATTTATGAGGTTAATACAAGAGATG GGTCCAAGCTCATCAAACTTGGTAAACTTCTATAAAGAAACTAGATGGTCAAAGAAGAAAGGGGCATTTGTCACGCCCATGACAGAAACACTCTAT AATACGATGATTGAGAAGTTACATGAGATGGAGCCTGAGAAGCGCACAGATGAAGCtgcaaatattatatttagagATGTGCTAGGACATAGATCTGGTTATGCAAGAGGACTTGGTGGTTCAGTTATACCCGAGCCTAGACCATCATCTATGTCGGCACAAGTTGAGCACCTAGCCcaagaaaatgataaacataaaaatgagGCAATGATGTACAAGACCGAATTGGATGACTTGAAAAGGGAAGTACGACAATTACTGATTTGGCAACAATCATATGACCAGAGGATGAACCTACCTGACAGTGATTTTGAAAGTGTCTAA
- the LOC121234974 gene encoding uncharacterized protein LOC121234974 isoform X4 has translation MRGTRRGLGGHARMTETRIRASEGSTWSGPTPQSQPSRWTRRVEQSSSSDDSTQPPEMVLGTEFPEISNAPNTSLENNGKLPMRRCRGPAGCTEFMKLRKHGLIPLKINDGERAPSCENAVFFTTRVTWIIKHHATMVQNTWDVVDTQEKEELINRVRADFILDWSKRNHREMVEKNLGKKFNDFHYQLHKIYLGCATHDEALVKSTSLVEPDVWKILCGRWGSDEFKNTMIEKLHEMEPEKRTDEAANIIFRDVLGHRSGYARGLGGSVIPEPRPSSMSAQVEHLAQENDKHKNEAMMYKTELDDLKREVRQLLIWQQSYDQRMNLPDSDFESV, from the exons ATGAGAGGAACAAGAAGAGGACTTGGTGGACATGCCCGAATGACAGAAACTCGCATACGCGCAAGTGAAGGGAGCACATGGAGTGGTCCAACACCTCAGTCGCAACCTAGTAGGTGGACACGAAGGGTTGAGCAAAGTTCATCATCAGATGACTCAACACAACCCCCAGAGATGGTTTTGGGTACTGAGTTTCCTGAAATTAGCAATGCTCCAAATACAAGTCTTGAGAACAATg GAAAACTACCAATGCGGAGGTGTCGTGGACCAGCTGGGTGCACTGAGTTTATGAAGCTTCGTAAGCATGGTCTCATTCCTTTGAAGATTAATGATGGTGAGAGGGCACCATCATGTGAGAATGCGGTGTTCTTTACAACAAGGGTAACATGGATTATCAAGCATCATGCAACTATGGTTCAAAATACTTGGGATGTTGTAGATACACAAGAAAAGGAGGAGCTAATCAATCGTGTCCGG GCTGATTTCATTCTTGATTGGAGCAAAAGGAATCATCGCGAGATGGTCGAGAAGAACCTTGGGAAGAAGTTCAATGACTTTCACTACCAGCTTCATAAAATATACTTGGGTTGTGCAACACACGATGAGGCATTAGTAAAATCAACCTCGTTGGTGGAACCAGATGTATGGAAAATATTATGTGGGAGATGGGGCAGCGACGAATTCAAG AATACGATGATTGAGAAGTTACATGAGATGGAGCCTGAGAAGCGCACAGATGAAGCtgcaaatattatatttagagATGTGCTAGGACATAGATCTGGTTATGCAAGAGGACTTGGTGGTTCAGTTATACCCGAGCCTAGACCATCATCTATGTCGGCACAAGTTGAGCACCTAGCCcaagaaaatgataaacataaaaatgagGCAATGATGTACAAGACCGAATTGGATGACTTGAAAAGGGAAGTACGACAATTACTGATTTGGCAACAATCATATGACCAGAGGATGAACCTACCTGACAGTGATTTTGAAAGTGTCTAA
- the LOC121234974 gene encoding uncharacterized protein LOC121234974 isoform X2 produces MRGTRRGLGGHARMTETRIRASEGSTWSGPTPQSQPSRWTRRVEQSSSSDDSTQPPEMVLGTEFPEISNAPNTSLENNGKLPMRRCRGPAGCTEFMKLRKHGLIPLKINDGERAPSCENAVFFTTRVTWIIKHHATMVQNTWDVVDTQEKEELINRVRADFILDWSKRNHREMVEKNLGKKFNDFHYQLHKIYLGCATHDEALVKSTSLVEPDVWKILCGRWGSDEFKGPSSSNLVNFYKETRWSKKKGAFVTPMTETLYNTMIEKLHEMEPEKRTDEAANIIFRDVLGHRSGYARGLGGSVIPEPRPSSMSAQVEHLAQENDKHKNEAMMYKTELDDLKREVRQLLIWQQSYDQRMNLPDSDFESV; encoded by the exons ATGAGAGGAACAAGAAGAGGACTTGGTGGACATGCCCGAATGACAGAAACTCGCATACGCGCAAGTGAAGGGAGCACATGGAGTGGTCCAACACCTCAGTCGCAACCTAGTAGGTGGACACGAAGGGTTGAGCAAAGTTCATCATCAGATGACTCAACACAACCCCCAGAGATGGTTTTGGGTACTGAGTTTCCTGAAATTAGCAATGCTCCAAATACAAGTCTTGAGAACAATg GAAAACTACCAATGCGGAGGTGTCGTGGACCAGCTGGGTGCACTGAGTTTATGAAGCTTCGTAAGCATGGTCTCATTCCTTTGAAGATTAATGATGGTGAGAGGGCACCATCATGTGAGAATGCGGTGTTCTTTACAACAAGGGTAACATGGATTATCAAGCATCATGCAACTATGGTTCAAAATACTTGGGATGTTGTAGATACACAAGAAAAGGAGGAGCTAATCAATCGTGTCCGG GCTGATTTCATTCTTGATTGGAGCAAAAGGAATCATCGCGAGATGGTCGAGAAGAACCTTGGGAAGAAGTTCAATGACTTTCACTACCAGCTTCATAAAATATACTTGGGTTGTGCAACACACGATGAGGCATTAGTAAAATCAACCTCGTTGGTGGAACCAGATGTATGGAAAATATTATGTGGGAGATGGGGCAGCGACGAATTCAAG GGTCCAAGCTCATCAAACTTGGTAAACTTCTATAAAGAAACTAGATGGTCAAAGAAGAAAGGGGCATTTGTCACGCCCATGACAGAAACACTCTAT AATACGATGATTGAGAAGTTACATGAGATGGAGCCTGAGAAGCGCACAGATGAAGCtgcaaatattatatttagagATGTGCTAGGACATAGATCTGGTTATGCAAGAGGACTTGGTGGTTCAGTTATACCCGAGCCTAGACCATCATCTATGTCGGCACAAGTTGAGCACCTAGCCcaagaaaatgataaacataaaaatgagGCAATGATGTACAAGACCGAATTGGATGACTTGAAAAGGGAAGTACGACAATTACTGATTTGGCAACAATCATATGACCAGAGGATGAACCTACCTGACAGTGATTTTGAAAGTGTCTAA
- the LOC121234974 gene encoding uncharacterized protein LOC121234974 isoform X3 — protein MRGTRRGLGGHARMTETRIRASEGSTWSGPTPQSQPSRWTRRVEQSSSSDDSTQPPEMVLGTEFPEISNAPNTSLENNGKLPMRRCRGPAGCTEFMKLRKHGLIPLKINDGERAPSCENAVFFTTRVTWIIKHHATMVQNTWDVVDTQEKEELINRVRADFILDWSKRNHREMVEKNLGKKFNDFHYQLHKIYLGCATHDEALVKSTSLVEPDVWKILCGRWGSDEFKKISNQNKANRKRQSVNHTPGRKSFMRLIQEMNTMIEKLHEMEPEKRTDEAANIIFRDVLGHRSGYARGLGGSVIPEPRPSSMSAQVEHLAQENDKHKNEAMMYKTELDDLKREVRQLLIWQQSYDQRMNLPDSDFESV, from the exons ATGAGAGGAACAAGAAGAGGACTTGGTGGACATGCCCGAATGACAGAAACTCGCATACGCGCAAGTGAAGGGAGCACATGGAGTGGTCCAACACCTCAGTCGCAACCTAGTAGGTGGACACGAAGGGTTGAGCAAAGTTCATCATCAGATGACTCAACACAACCCCCAGAGATGGTTTTGGGTACTGAGTTTCCTGAAATTAGCAATGCTCCAAATACAAGTCTTGAGAACAATg GAAAACTACCAATGCGGAGGTGTCGTGGACCAGCTGGGTGCACTGAGTTTATGAAGCTTCGTAAGCATGGTCTCATTCCTTTGAAGATTAATGATGGTGAGAGGGCACCATCATGTGAGAATGCGGTGTTCTTTACAACAAGGGTAACATGGATTATCAAGCATCATGCAACTATGGTTCAAAATACTTGGGATGTTGTAGATACACAAGAAAAGGAGGAGCTAATCAATCGTGTCCGG GCTGATTTCATTCTTGATTGGAGCAAAAGGAATCATCGCGAGATGGTCGAGAAGAACCTTGGGAAGAAGTTCAATGACTTTCACTACCAGCTTCATAAAATATACTTGGGTTGTGCAACACACGATGAGGCATTAGTAAAATCAACCTCGTTGGTGGAACCAGATGTATGGAAAATATTATGTGGGAGATGGGGCAGCGACGAATTCAAG AAAATATCCAATCAAAATAAGGCTAATAGGAAAAGGCAGAGTGTGAACCACACACCAGGCAGAAAATCATTTATGAGGTTAATACAAGAGATG AATACGATGATTGAGAAGTTACATGAGATGGAGCCTGAGAAGCGCACAGATGAAGCtgcaaatattatatttagagATGTGCTAGGACATAGATCTGGTTATGCAAGAGGACTTGGTGGTTCAGTTATACCCGAGCCTAGACCATCATCTATGTCGGCACAAGTTGAGCACCTAGCCcaagaaaatgataaacataaaaatgagGCAATGATGTACAAGACCGAATTGGATGACTTGAAAAGGGAAGTACGACAATTACTGATTTGGCAACAATCATATGACCAGAGGATGAACCTACCTGACAGTGATTTTGAAAGTGTCTAA